A genomic window from Paenibacillus sp. FSL K6-0276 includes:
- a CDS encoding glycosyltransferase family 4 protein: MNLLQALFFPPEQPGGVSSMIPYLQERFRSSRWEMDLFWLPKRIRNKGHEEVIFETFDWTQFGESPIVQKYIQTYRDYLWWTKLRMSKTYDLIHSHHPIAGLAMKKVFPDTPLIQTLHSSYERELILNGAISEGGLEHQFLVSLYRELEHVSDRLMTVSQAFAEYVAPYILDPSNIGVIPNGFDEKRFKPVPHDNAIPQLVTVTRLVPAKGIDTLLKACAELKNRGHEYVLHIIGDGPSRADLENMAQHLGIYNETIFYGYTLHPEEFMPFFDIFVLPSRAEAFGSVFAEAALSCLALVGTNVGGIPEQIEDGVNGLLVSPDDEIALADALEKVISDPAYRYELSRSAWDKAKNLYSLTRVANELKKTYLQYPSGTKG, encoded by the coding sequence ATGAATTTGCTGCAAGCGCTCTTCTTCCCGCCGGAACAACCTGGTGGTGTATCATCCATGATCCCTTATCTTCAGGAGAGATTCCGTTCAAGCCGTTGGGAGATGGATTTGTTTTGGTTACCTAAGCGGATTCGCAACAAGGGACATGAGGAAGTCATATTCGAGACCTTTGATTGGACACAGTTTGGGGAAAGTCCGATCGTTCAGAAATATATTCAGACCTATCGTGATTATCTATGGTGGACTAAACTACGGATGAGCAAGACATACGATCTTATCCATTCCCATCATCCAATTGCTGGTTTAGCGATGAAAAAAGTATTTCCAGATACTCCGTTAATTCAAACCTTACATTCCAGTTATGAGCGAGAGCTAATTCTTAATGGAGCTATTTCTGAGGGAGGGCTGGAACATCAGTTTCTAGTTTCGCTTTACCGAGAACTTGAGCATGTTAGTGATCGGTTAATGACCGTGTCGCAAGCTTTTGCTGAGTATGTGGCGCCTTATATTCTAGATCCTTCTAATATAGGAGTCATACCGAATGGTTTTGATGAAAAAAGGTTTAAGCCAGTACCGCATGATAACGCTATACCGCAGCTAGTTACCGTGACGCGTTTAGTTCCAGCTAAAGGAATCGATACTTTACTCAAAGCTTGTGCTGAACTTAAAAATCGCGGCCATGAGTATGTACTGCATATTATAGGAGATGGCCCTTCCCGTGCAGATTTGGAAAATATGGCTCAACATTTAGGGATTTATAATGAAACGATTTTTTATGGATATACACTTCATCCGGAAGAGTTTATGCCTTTCTTTGATATTTTCGTGCTGCCTTCTCGGGCGGAAGCATTCGGATCGGTGTTTGCGGAAGCGGCGCTTAGCTGTCTGGCTTTAGTTGGGACGAATGTAGGAGGGATTCCGGAGCAGATTGAAGACGGGGTTAATGGTCTGCTGGTCAGCCCTGACGATGAGATTGCACTCGCGGACGCACTAGAAAAGGTGATATCCGATCCGGCTTATCGTTATGAACTTTCTCGTTCGGCCTGGGATAAAGCAAAAAATCTGTATTCGCTGACTCGTGTGGCTAATGAACTTAAGAAAACATACTTACAGTATCCCTCAGGAACGAAAGGGTGA
- a CDS encoding DNA repair exonuclease translates to MIPFRFLHAADLHLDSRFAGLAHISPAIRSYLRESTFAALGRLVRVAIQENVDFIVISGDVYDVSDASLQGQLRFQEALKELGQHGIQVFLIHGNHDPLDGLRLTTEMPKHVTVFGGEKPDHATAYRRKDDQEVAIVSGISYPTAKVTDNTAVSFSRKPGSRLFHIAMLHGNVDGDLLHETYSPCSRKDLIERGFDYWALGHIHKRSVLHEKPAIVYPGNIQGRSIKETGAKGCYIVDVDEAGSTTLQFHELDYVRWQVRDLSIEGLSNEVEWIQSVEQVIDDIREELPDLMSVVRFRLIGRGDVHKVLAEKGAAEDLLSELQRREAVRAERKDYKGIVWTEGFAVESGLAIDRERLLEEDSFLGEMLRITERTEHSTEALDELINSALKPLQENQELRKLLSLTSLEEKLSWLRGAAEQGITMLGGMEGAPEDEN, encoded by the coding sequence ATGATTCCATTTCGATTTCTACATGCTGCTGATTTACATCTGGATAGTCGTTTTGCTGGGCTGGCGCATATTTCGCCAGCCATTCGTTCTTATTTACGTGAGTCAACCTTCGCCGCCCTCGGGCGGCTTGTCCGCGTTGCCATCCAAGAGAACGTTGATTTTATTGTCATCAGTGGAGATGTATATGATGTTTCTGACGCTTCATTACAGGGTCAGCTCCGATTTCAGGAAGCGCTCAAGGAACTTGGCCAGCACGGGATTCAAGTGTTTCTGATCCATGGCAACCATGATCCACTTGACGGACTACGTCTGACAACGGAAATGCCAAAGCATGTTACCGTATTCGGTGGGGAGAAGCCAGATCACGCTACAGCCTACCGTCGTAAAGATGACCAAGAAGTAGCTATCGTTAGTGGAATCTCCTATCCGACTGCAAAAGTGACGGACAACACAGCAGTGAGCTTTTCTCGAAAACCTGGCAGCCGTCTGTTTCATATTGCTATGCTGCATGGAAATGTAGACGGTGATTTACTGCACGAGACCTATTCCCCCTGCAGTCGTAAGGATCTTATCGAACGGGGCTTTGATTATTGGGCGCTTGGACATATCCATAAACGTAGTGTATTGCATGAGAAACCAGCGATTGTATACCCAGGTAATATACAAGGGCGCAGCATTAAGGAAACCGGAGCAAAAGGTTGTTATATTGTGGATGTAGATGAGGCTGGAAGTACCACTCTCCAATTTCATGAGCTTGATTATGTTCGCTGGCAGGTTCGGGATCTATCCATTGAGGGATTAAGTAATGAAGTAGAATGGATACAAAGTGTGGAGCAGGTGATTGACGACATCAGAGAAGAACTCCCGGATTTGATGTCAGTGGTCAGATTCCGTCTGATCGGACGCGGGGACGTACATAAAGTATTAGCAGAAAAAGGGGCGGCAGAGGATCTGCTGTCTGAACTCCAGCGACGTGAAGCAGTTCGAGCTGAGCGTAAAGATTATAAAGGAATTGTCTGGACGGAAGGATTCGCTGTTGAGTCTGGATTAGCTATTGATCGTGAACGGTTATTAGAGGAGGATAGCTTTCTTGGAGAAATGCTGCGAATAACGGAGCGTACTGAACATTCAACAGAAGCGCTTGATGAACTAATAAACAGTGCACTTAAGCCGCTGCAGGAGAATCAGGAGCTGCGAAAGCTGCTATCGTTAACTAGTCTAGAAGAGAAACTGAGCTGGCTTCGTGGTGCAGCAGAACAGGGAATCACAATGCTCGGTGGAATGGAGGGTGCTCCAGAAGATGAGAATTGA
- a CDS encoding AAA family ATPase, protein MRIEHLQIHGFGRLHNREIDLTDGVTILYGRNEAGKSTTLQFIRSMLFGIPSRGNPSERYEPMEGGLHGGILKARDINGALWTIRRHTSGGEGSGRNEKLNITVNHPNGTTQELGQAEMERLLLGGISRSMFHQLFAVSLDELQELAALQSEEMSNFLFHAGMGGGGTIMRAEKRLVQEAEKLYKPRGKLQEAAKIVQAIEKLERQMAESRSYLPRYNGNIAALKVTELELDQLEQQRKLTGDKLVMLRKAQDVRELWLKWSDAQLELQGLPMISTFPEEGATRFQALEGEIRNAQGAVARYERLQSELFAELAQNPPDEVLAAQGLALERLDRHRSSYENRRTERQRLEGELTALNEHLQRILRDIDVSWSAVELTSFSGAATDREAARRFAAAFASYDRCMEAEGAARQTLRSRLAAASASLQAAERALAREHATGAESFAQLAPRSAREVLQLWDELQQAAERWREAQLSEGPLRGPGAGSDGPSAQRMAALYRRLLWAGAALTVLLPTALWLTDAPPVSAVLAIGLLGAADLALWAGLRGASRPEASPPGHGGDVGTAAAEMLRLRGQLLSGAEPESAIPGRRSAAPGSSPDAGGLEASMRELRRLMEAWIAWRQRIERYAAERDACRTELETLAGQEKLLAEEMSRAETAFTETAEQYEVWLRERRLPEGLSPEGLPDIFAMVEQGNELLRQENKLSLRLKELEAECNVFEEELLTLIYESGTDPLDESGVAVTSFDMDPHDGQRRSALTLLSWLELRKRAWDELKKDLIRREGIQSRLQELLEELKESHRLLDELREQRELLLHEGGATGGEDFLRRSAAVQRRSDLNKSIRQWELAMFGGWEEERVAALQVLLNHHDASALQKERTAAEELAEREEEMWNTLLEQRGKLLQEREYLKERCMEDSVIQQLEEQRAALRIVADKYVVAALTAELIGRTRRIYEQEKQPQVLLLASDYFSKLTEGEYRRVVMTLGHKELKAEHKDAGLLDSGLLSRGTAEQLYLSIRLALAETMSRQVSLPLLFDDLFVNFDDSRLHAALSLIGELSISRQIVMMTCHKHVAEAAARIIPTSAVISV, encoded by the coding sequence ATGAGAATTGAACATTTGCAGATTCATGGTTTCGGACGTCTGCATAACCGAGAGATAGATCTAACGGATGGAGTTACCATACTCTATGGACGTAATGAAGCAGGAAAAAGTACGACGTTGCAGTTCATTCGCTCCATGTTGTTCGGAATTCCAAGTCGTGGAAACCCTTCGGAGAGGTATGAACCTATGGAAGGTGGATTACATGGGGGAATACTGAAGGCACGTGATATTAATGGTGCCCTATGGACCATTCGTCGCCATACATCCGGTGGTGAGGGTTCAGGAAGAAATGAGAAGCTGAACATCACGGTTAACCATCCGAATGGAACGACGCAAGAGTTAGGACAAGCTGAAATGGAGCGTCTTTTGCTTGGTGGCATCTCAAGGAGCATGTTCCATCAATTGTTCGCGGTATCTCTCGATGAACTACAGGAGCTTGCTGCTCTTCAATCAGAAGAGATGAGCAACTTTCTCTTTCACGCAGGTATGGGCGGCGGTGGAACGATCATGCGGGCAGAAAAAAGATTGGTACAGGAAGCTGAGAAGCTGTATAAACCTCGCGGCAAGCTGCAGGAGGCTGCCAAAATTGTTCAAGCTATTGAGAAACTAGAGCGCCAGATGGCTGAGAGCCGTTCTTATCTTCCACGATATAACGGTAATATCGCAGCATTGAAGGTTACGGAATTGGAATTGGATCAATTGGAGCAGCAACGTAAGCTTACGGGAGACAAGCTCGTGATGCTTCGCAAAGCTCAGGATGTTCGTGAATTGTGGTTAAAATGGAGCGATGCGCAGCTTGAGCTACAAGGCTTGCCAATGATTTCAACTTTCCCTGAAGAAGGGGCGACCCGCTTTCAGGCACTTGAGGGAGAAATTAGAAATGCTCAAGGAGCAGTAGCTCGTTATGAACGTCTACAAAGTGAGCTTTTTGCTGAGCTGGCACAGAATCCTCCAGATGAGGTGTTGGCTGCTCAGGGACTTGCGCTGGAGCGACTGGACCGCCATCGGAGCAGCTATGAGAATCGGAGAACGGAAAGACAGCGGCTGGAGGGCGAATTGACCGCGCTGAATGAGCATTTGCAGCGAATTCTGCGAGACATTGATGTCAGCTGGAGTGCGGTAGAGCTGACTTCATTCTCCGGTGCAGCGACAGATCGTGAAGCTGCACGAAGGTTTGCGGCGGCGTTCGCGAGTTATGATCGCTGCATGGAAGCGGAGGGTGCAGCGCGGCAGACGCTGCGATCCCGCTTGGCCGCTGCCTCAGCTTCGCTGCAGGCAGCAGAACGGGCGCTGGCGCGTGAGCACGCCACCGGCGCCGAGTCTTTTGCGCAGCTAGCTCCGCGCAGCGCCCGTGAAGTGCTGCAGCTGTGGGACGAGCTGCAGCAGGCGGCCGAGCGCTGGCGCGAAGCGCAGCTCAGCGAAGGGCCGCTGCGCGGCCCCGGCGCCGGAAGTGACGGCCCTAGCGCGCAGCGCATGGCCGCGCTCTACCGGCGCCTGCTGTGGGCTGGGGCAGCACTAACCGTGCTGCTGCCCACAGCGCTGTGGCTGACCGATGCTCCGCCGGTCAGCGCAGTGCTCGCGATCGGCCTGCTAGGCGCGGCCGATCTGGCCCTTTGGGCCGGCTTGCGCGGAGCGAGCCGGCCAGAAGCGTCCCCGCCAGGGCATGGCGGGGACGTGGGCACAGCCGCAGCCGAGATGCTGCGGCTGCGGGGGCAGTTGCTCTCCGGGGCGGAGCCGGAGAGCGCCATTCCGGGGCGGCGGTCGGCCGCCCCGGGGTCCAGCCCTGACGCAGGCGGGCTGGAGGCCTCCATGAGGGAGCTTCGCAGGCTCATGGAGGCTTGGATAGCGTGGCGGCAGCGCATCGAACGCTATGCCGCCGAGCGTGATGCCTGCCGCACGGAGCTGGAGACGCTGGCAGGCCAAGAGAAGCTGCTCGCTGAGGAAATGAGCCGAGCGGAGACAGCTTTCACAGAAACCGCTGAACAATATGAAGTATGGCTGCGTGAGCGTAGATTGCCCGAAGGGTTGTCCCCAGAAGGGCTTCCGGATATCTTCGCTATGGTGGAGCAAGGGAACGAATTGCTGCGCCAAGAGAATAAGCTCTCTTTACGACTAAAGGAGCTGGAAGCAGAGTGTAACGTATTCGAGGAGGAACTGCTTACCCTTATTTATGAATCAGGTACTGATCCTTTAGACGAGTCTGGCGTGGCGGTAACTAGCTTTGATATGGATCCGCATGATGGACAACGAAGATCCGCACTAACTTTACTAAGCTGGCTGGAACTTCGAAAAAGGGCTTGGGATGAACTGAAAAAGGACCTAATTCGCCGGGAAGGTATTCAGTCACGGTTACAAGAACTTCTGGAAGAACTTAAGGAGAGCCATAGGCTATTAGATGAACTGAGAGAACAGCGTGAACTACTGTTGCATGAAGGCGGTGCAACAGGCGGAGAGGATTTCTTACGAAGATCGGCTGCTGTACAGCGGCGTAGCGATCTGAATAAATCCATTCGTCAGTGGGAGCTGGCCATGTTCGGAGGCTGGGAAGAGGAGCGAGTTGCCGCCCTGCAGGTATTATTAAATCATCATGATGCCTCAGCACTCCAGAAAGAGCGGACGGCGGCTGAAGAGTTAGCTGAACGGGAGGAAGAAATGTGGAACACCCTGCTGGAGCAACGAGGAAAGCTGCTTCAGGAAAGGGAATATCTGAAAGAGCGTTGTATGGAGGACTCTGTTATTCAGCAACTAGAAGAGCAGAGAGCTGCCTTGCGAATCGTGGCTGATAAATATGTGGTAGCCGCATTAACTGCCGAATTAATCGGGAGAACTCGCCGTATTTATGAGCAGGAGAAGCAGCCGCAGGTACTCCTACTTGCATCCGACTATTTCTCCAAGTTGACGGAAGGGGAGTACAGGAGAGTAGTTATGACTCTCGGCCATAAGGAGCTAAAAGCTGAACACAAAGATGCTGGACTGCTGGACAGCGGACTGCTCAGCCGTGGGACGGCAGAACAACTGTACCTTTCCATCCGCTTGGCACTGGCTGAGACCATGTCACGGCAAGTATCGCTGCCGCTGCTGTTCGATGATCTATTCGTCAACTTTGACGACTCTCGTCTTCATGCTGCTCTATCGCTTATCGGAGAACTGTCGATCTCCCGCCAGATTGTAATGATGACCTGTCACAAGCATGTGGCGGAAGCGGCAGCACGAATTATTCCAACATCAGCAGTTATTTCCGTGTAA
- a CDS encoding xanthine phosphoribosyltransferase, which produces MEVLKQRILEEGVVVSDEVLKLDALLNHQVDPQLTMEMGREFAGRFADCGITRIVTVESSGIAVAFATAYELKVPLVFARRKKTLLADPDALCERVPSFTKGIVTDIMLSRQFISPEDKILFIDDIIANGDAARGLIKIIQRSGAELVGLGVVVEKSFQAGARTIKEQGIRLESLVRITSLSGGTIEFGE; this is translated from the coding sequence ATGGAAGTGTTGAAACAGCGGATTTTGGAGGAAGGTGTCGTCGTTTCGGATGAAGTGCTGAAGCTGGATGCACTGTTGAATCATCAGGTAGATCCGCAGCTTACGATGGAAATGGGACGAGAGTTTGCCGGGAGGTTTGCGGACTGCGGAATTACACGTATTGTGACCGTGGAATCCTCGGGCATTGCCGTGGCATTTGCCACCGCATATGAGTTAAAGGTGCCGCTAGTTTTTGCACGCCGCAAAAAAACTCTATTAGCAGATCCAGACGCACTTTGTGAAAGAGTTCCTTCTTTTACGAAAGGTATTGTTACCGACATTATGTTGTCTCGCCAATTTATCTCTCCAGAGGATAAAATCCTCTTTATAGATGATATTATTGCTAATGGTGATGCAGCGCGTGGACTGATAAAGATCATTCAACGCTCTGGCGCTGAGCTGGTAGGTCTTGGCGTTGTAGTGGAAAAAAGCTTTCAAGCGGGAGCTCGGACGATCAAAGAGCAAGGGATCCGACTGGAGTCACTCGTAAGAATTACCTCTCTTAGTGGAGGCACAATTGAATTTGGGGAATAA